One Engystomops pustulosus chromosome 7, aEngPut4.maternal, whole genome shotgun sequence DNA window includes the following coding sequences:
- the MATCAP1 gene encoding microtubule-associated tyrosine carboxypeptidase 1 — MVVDANHQSSNTMSSTSAKKSEVRSKKKSSTQMNGFNVFPQPGPSRSLSRSLSSGPVAQRRLSGCGVYMGTCSWMRRSESSCTLNSSSSSSRGRLRSAGSLPSISKAAAADNKTIKRSSCLLVALRPTNVEEEREKFFISDYCYNPQFQYQEPMSLSVLEKYSQASNQFLEQALRILNTVLNKYGSYETFESSTGGNLLSKCQIWSCCRRYMQKESCSGEVVVQLTEDLLSQAVMTNENSRPTLTINLLGARQHWLEGMLRHEIGTHYLRGVNDAQQPWHGSENRKQFGLKPANPTEEGLASLHSVLFRKHPYLWRAALLYYTVSRAATCSFSDLFNDLHQFVEDPAVRWEYCVRAKRGQKDTGQPGCFSKDQVYLDGIIHILRHRHTIDFHLLTSLGKVAFEDVERLRPFAQLENTRLPHFMRDMEKYYHHLNHILEMNQLSDEELQSLLPD, encoded by the exons ATGGTGGTCGATGCCAATCACCAGTCCAGTAACACAATGTCATCTACCTCTGCTAAAAAAAGTGAGGTGCGGTCCAAGAAGAAGTCTTCCACACAAATGAACGGCTTTAATGTGTTTCCTCAGCCTGGGCCAAGCAGGAGCCTCAGTAGGAGCCTCTCATCTGGTCCAGTTGCCCAGCGAAGGCTCTCAGGATGTGGTGTGTACATGGGTACGTGCAGCTGGATGCGTCGCAGTGAGAGCTCCTGCACCCTCAACAGTAGTAGCAGCAGTTCTCGGGGTCGATTGCGCTCTGCTGGGTCTCTTCCATCCATCAGtaaagctgctgctgctgacaacaAGACAATTAAGAGGTCATCCTGCCTTCTTGTTGCTCTTCGACCCACTAATGTAGAGGAGGAAcgtgaaaaattcttcatttctgATTATTGCTACAACCCACAGTTTCAGTATCAGGAACCCATGTCCCTTAGTGTATTGGAGAAATACAGCCAAGCATCTAACCAGTTCctggagcag GCACTCAGAATATTGAACACAGTCTTGAATAAATATGGAAGTTATGAAACCTTTGAATCTTCGACTGGAGGAAATCTTCTAAGCAAATGTCAGATCTGGTCATGTTGTCGGCGGTACATGCAAAAAGAAAGCTGCAGTGGTGAG GTGGTGGTCCAGCTTACAGAAGACTTGCTGTCTCAGGCAGTCATGACTAATGAGAACAGCCGACCTACACTAACCATCAACTTACTTGGTGCGAGACAGCACTGGCTGGAGGGGATGCTCCGACATGAGATAG GGACCCATTACTTGCGAGGAGTGAACGACGCACAACAGCCCTGGCATGGTTCAGAAAATCGCAAACAGTTTGGATTGAAACCAGCCAACCCCACAGAGGAGGGCCTAGCCAGCTTGCATAGCGTCCTCTTCCGGAAACACCCATACTTGTGGCGGGCGGCTCTCCTCTACTACACCGTCAGTCGTGCAGCCACCTGTAGCTTCTCAGACTTGTTTAATGACCTGCACCAGTTTGTGGAGGACCCTGCTGTGCGCTGGGAATACTGTGTGCGTGCCAAGAGGGGCCAAAAAGACACAGGACAACCAG GTTGCTTCAGTAAAGATCAGGTCTACTTAGATGGCATCATACACATCTTACGTCACCGTCACACCATTGACTTTCATTTGCTGACTTCACTGGGAAAG gttgcCTTTGAGGATGTGGAGCGCCTTCGTCCGTTTGCTCAACTGGAGAACACTCGTCTTCCTCACTTCATGCGGGACATGGAGAAGTATTATCACCATCTGAATCATATCCTTGAGATGAACCAGTTGAGCGATGAGGAACTTCAAAGCCTTCTCCCAGACTAA